Proteins encoded by one window of Monoglobus pectinilyticus:
- a CDS encoding O-acetylhomoserine aminocarboxypropyltransferase/cysteine synthase family protein translates to MRIETKCIQSGYKPENGEPRVLPIYQSTTFKYNSTEQMGRLFDLEESGYFYTRLANPTNDAVAAKIADLEGGVAAMLTSSGQAACFYSIFNICEAGDHFVCSSTVYGGTFNLFGVTMKKLGIDVTFVDPDASEEELNKAFKSNTKAMFGETIANPALVVLDIEKFAKVAHEHGVPLIVDNTFATPINCRPFEWGADIVVHSTTKYMDGHATSVGGAIVDSGNFDWEANSERYPGLTTPDESYHGVVYTERFGKSAYIMKAIATLMRDLGSIPAPQNSFLLNIGLETLALRVAKHCENAKKVAEYLSKNDKISWVSFSGLENDKYHKLAQKYLPNGSCGVISFGIKGGRENAVKFMDGLKLAAIVTHVADARTSVLHPASHTHRQMNDEELKAAGVSPDLIRFSVGIENADDIIEDIQQSLDNI, encoded by the coding sequence ATGAGGATAGAAACAAAATGTATACAGTCAGGATATAAGCCGGAAAATGGCGAGCCGAGAGTTCTGCCGATTTATCAAAGCACAACGTTTAAATATAACTCAACTGAGCAAATGGGAAGATTGTTTGACTTGGAGGAAAGCGGATACTTTTATACCAGATTGGCTAATCCAACCAATGATGCTGTCGCTGCTAAAATAGCTGACTTGGAAGGCGGAGTTGCTGCAATGCTGACCTCATCCGGACAAGCAGCATGTTTTTATTCAATATTTAATATTTGTGAAGCCGGGGATCACTTTGTTTGTTCTTCAACTGTGTATGGCGGAACTTTTAATCTTTTCGGTGTAACTATGAAAAAACTTGGCATTGATGTCACTTTTGTTGACCCGGATGCAAGCGAGGAAGAATTAAATAAAGCATTTAAGTCAAATACAAAAGCTATGTTTGGTGAAACTATTGCAAATCCTGCTTTAGTTGTTTTAGATATTGAAAAATTTGCAAAAGTAGCTCACGAACATGGAGTTCCGCTTATTGTTGATAACACTTTTGCAACTCCAATTAATTGCCGTCCTTTTGAGTGGGGAGCCGACATAGTAGTGCACTCAACAACAAAATATATGGACGGGCACGCTACCTCTGTAGGCGGAGCCATAGTTGACAGCGGGAATTTTGACTGGGAAGCGAACAGTGAAAGATATCCTGGATTGACAACACCTGACGAATCATATCATGGAGTTGTTTATACAGAGCGATTCGGAAAATCAGCTTATATCATGAAAGCAATTGCTACTTTAATGCGTGATTTGGGGTCTATTCCTGCGCCGCAAAATTCCTTTTTGCTTAATATAGGCCTTGAAACTTTGGCTTTAAGAGTAGCAAAACACTGTGAAAACGCAAAAAAAGTTGCAGAGTATCTAAGTAAAAACGATAAAATTTCATGGGTTAGTTTTTCAGGATTGGAGAACGATAAGTATCACAAACTCGCACAAAAGTATCTGCCTAACGGTTCATGCGGAGTTATATCTTTCGGAATAAAAGGCGGTCGTGAAAACGCAGTAAAGTTTATGGATGGTTTAAAGTTAGCTGCAATAGTTACACATGTGGCAGATGCAAGAACTTCAGTTTTGCATCCGGCAAGTCATACTCATAGACAGATGAATGATGAAGAACTGAAGGCGGCCGGTGTAAGTCCTGATTTAATTAGATTTTCAGTAGGTATAGAGAATGCAGATGATATAATTGAGGATATCCAGCAATCGTTAGATAATATTTAA
- a CDS encoding peptidoglycan-binding domain-containing protein — protein MDLELKIPSTVVVHLGAPTDSSAQNVTIPFVDYIKNVASSEIFPTWPENALIANIYAQITFTLNRIFTEHYRSQGYPFDITNLEAYDQAYVYGRDFFENISQIVDEIFNNYITREGNYNPIYARYCNGTTSLCPGGLSQWGSVDLANQGYAPIDILKYYYGEDITLVEDAEVADARESYPGQPLRLGDNSLEVKGMQVRLNRISKNYPSIPKIAFPDGYFDVITEDAVKEFQRIFNLTADGIIGKATWYKIIRIYNAVKKLSELDAEGISLAFIKEQYTGTLRNGDTGPGVEMIQYYLRFIGTFNDFIPAVTIDGVFGDATENSVRSFQQAYGLEQTGVVNEETWNRLYSTYFSILDGLPPDFKGENFVPFGGTVLYRGASGDAVRTLQNNLAEIATVYTDIPKVSVTGYFGPETEQAVIAYQKLFGLAPRGTVGPITWDSIASLYSDIVNGNLKSPGQFPGYVLSEE, from the coding sequence GTGGATTTGGAGTTAAAAATTCCCTCAACTGTCGTCGTTCATCTTGGAGCGCCTACTGATAGTTCAGCGCAAAATGTTACCATACCATTTGTTGATTACATAAAAAATGTCGCATCCAGCGAGATATTCCCTACTTGGCCTGAAAATGCATTAATTGCTAATATTTATGCTCAGATTACTTTTACTCTTAATAGGATATTTACAGAGCATTATAGGTCGCAGGGATATCCGTTTGACATAACAAATTTAGAAGCTTATGATCAAGCATATGTTTATGGTAGGGATTTTTTTGAAAATATAAGTCAAATAGTTGACGAAATATTTAATAACTACATAACAAGAGAAGGAAATTATAATCCAATTTACGCTAGATATTGCAATGGTACTACATCACTTTGCCCAGGAGGATTATCACAATGGGGTTCGGTAGATCTCGCTAATCAAGGATATGCTCCTATAGATATATTAAAATATTATTATGGCGAAGATATTACTTTAGTAGAGGACGCTGAGGTAGCGGACGCAAGGGAATCTTATCCTGGTCAGCCGTTAAGGCTTGGAGACAATAGTCTTGAAGTAAAAGGCATGCAGGTTAGATTAAATAGAATTTCAAAAAATTACCCGTCAATTCCCAAAATCGCATTTCCTGACGGATATTTTGATGTTATAACCGAAGATGCTGTTAAGGAATTTCAAAGAATATTTAATCTGACAGCAGATGGAATAATAGGAAAAGCAACATGGTATAAAATTATAAGGATTTATAATGCTGTAAAAAAATTGTCTGAACTAGATGCTGAAGGAATTTCATTGGCGTTTATAAAGGAACAATATACAGGAACACTTCGTAATGGCGACACAGGTCCTGGCGTTGAAATGATACAGTATTATCTTAGGTTTATAGGAACTTTTAATGATTTCATACCCGCTGTCACAATAGATGGTGTGTTCGGTGACGCTACCGAAAATTCTGTAAGGTCATTTCAGCAGGCATATGGCTTGGAGCAGACTGGTGTTGTAAATGAGGAGACATGGAATAGATTATATTCAACTTATTTTTCGATTTTAGACGGCCTGCCGCCGGATTTTAAAGGTGAAAATTTTGTTCCTTTCGGAGGAACGGTTTTATACCGTGGTGCCAGCGGAGATGCAGTAAGAACTTTACAGAACAATTTGGCAGAAATAGCAACTGTATATACTGATATACCAAAAGTTAGTGTAACTGGATATTTTGGCCCTGAGACGGAGCAGGCAGTTATTGCGTATCAAAAATTATTTGGTTTGGCTCCTAGGGGAACTGTAGGTCCAATTACTTGGGATAGTATTGCCAGTCTTTATTCTGATATCGTAAATGGTAATCTAAAATCACCCGGTCAGTTTCCCGGTTACGTTTTATCAGAAGAATAG
- a CDS encoding glutamate-5-semialdehyde dehydrogenase, with product MEELIEKGKLAKSASRVLGSLSASVKNNALLAIADALEKNSEFIISENKKDIDAGRRNGMKESLIDRLSLNQARIIDMAEGIRQIAGLPDPIGEAISSIKRPNGLKISKVRVPLGVIGIIYEARPNVTADAAGLCIKSGNSVILRGGKEAFKSNMAIVKVMQDSGYNTGLPVGSINLVENTTRESATELMKLNDYLDVIIPRGGAGLIKAVVENATVPSIETGTGNCHVYVDSYADLNMAHDIVINAKTQRPSVCNAEEKLLVHKDIAEKFLPKMLKSLSDKGVEIVGDEKVCEIYPGATEATEEDWGTEYLDLKIGVKVVDSIDEAIKHINNYNSGHSEAIVTDSYKNSQKFLDKIDAAAVYVNASTRFTDGFEFGFGAEIGISTQKTHARGPMGLKELTSTKYIIEGSGQIR from the coding sequence GTGGAAGAATTGATAGAAAAAGGCAAGCTCGCCAAATCTGCGTCAAGAGTTCTTGGCAGTCTGTCCGCTTCAGTAAAAAATAACGCTTTACTCGCTATTGCAGACGCTTTGGAAAAAAATTCTGAATTTATTATATCCGAAAATAAAAAGGATATCGATGCAGGCAGAAGAAATGGCATGAAAGAAAGTCTAATTGATAGATTAAGTCTTAATCAAGCCAGAATAATAGATATGGCTGAAGGTATACGCCAAATTGCTGGTTTGCCGGATCCTATCGGTGAAGCTATCTCAAGTATAAAACGTCCAAACGGTCTTAAAATATCCAAAGTTAGAGTTCCTCTTGGAGTAATCGGTATAATATATGAAGCGAGACCAAACGTTACTGCCGATGCAGCCGGGCTTTGTATTAAATCTGGAAACTCTGTTATACTCCGCGGAGGCAAAGAAGCGTTTAAATCCAACATGGCAATTGTAAAAGTAATGCAGGATTCTGGTTATAATACTGGTTTGCCGGTAGGTTCAATTAATTTGGTAGAAAACACAACTAGAGAAAGTGCAACTGAGTTAATGAAACTGAATGATTATTTAGATGTAATTATTCCCCGCGGAGGTGCTGGGCTGATAAAAGCAGTTGTTGAGAATGCAACAGTTCCGTCTATAGAGACCGGGACGGGTAATTGTCATGTATATGTCGATTCATATGCTGACCTTAATATGGCTCATGATATTGTCATAAACGCTAAAACGCAGCGTCCATCTGTTTGCAATGCTGAAGAAAAATTACTTGTACATAAAGATATAGCAGAAAAGTTTTTGCCCAAAATGCTGAAGTCTTTAAGTGATAAAGGTGTAGAAATAGTTGGTGATGAAAAAGTTTGTGAGATATATCCAGGTGCCACAGAGGCAACGGAAGAAGATTGGGGAACAGAGTATCTTGACCTAAAAATAGGTGTTAAGGTAGTTGACAGTATTGATGAAGCTATCAAGCATATCAATAATTATAACAGCGGTCACTCAGAGGCTATTGTTACAGACAGCTATAAAAATTCTCAAAAATTTCTTGATAAAATTGATGCGGCTGCAGTTTATGTTAATGCTTCAACAAGATTTACTGATGGATTCGAATTTGGATTTGGAGCTGAAATTGGCATTAGTACTCAAAAGACTCATGCCCGCGGTCCTATGGGACTTAAAGAATTGACCTCAACCAAATATATAATAGAAGGCAGCGGTCAGATAAGATAA
- a CDS encoding M24 family metallopeptidase, producing MKNIFEELKLSNETAVLICSPYNMKYFSGFSGGEGYVIITKENKYLLVDSRYTGIAKEEAYKDFLIFEFGLNYPLADMLKNILLENQIKNLVFEDDFISVKVFNMFINIADNIEFCPMSYDINKIRMIKSDEELELIAKAEQIGVDAFKHILSYIKPGVSEKDIAAELEYFMKKNGAEKTSFDTIVLSGERTALPHGVPGDRIIKNGDFLLMDYGCVYNGYCSDMTRTIMIGKADKKQKEIYNTVLNAQMTGLNVLKAGIGGFSADKAARDVIDEAGYGDYFGHSLGHGVGLQIHELPNLSPKSDIILEENMIVSCEPGIYIYGYGGVRIEDLVCVKNDGIRNLTNLSKELIEI from the coding sequence ATGAAAAATATTTTTGAAGAGCTTAAGTTGAGTAACGAGACTGCAGTTTTGATATGTTCACCATATAATATGAAATATTTTAGCGGATTTTCGGGAGGAGAAGGATATGTTATAATAACAAAAGAAAATAAATATCTATTAGTTGATTCTAGATATACTGGAATAGCAAAAGAGGAAGCGTATAAAGACTTTTTGATTTTTGAATTTGGGCTTAATTATCCATTAGCTGATATGTTAAAAAACATACTTTTAGAAAATCAAATTAAAAATTTGGTTTTTGAAGATGATTTTATTTCTGTTAAAGTTTTCAATATGTTTATAAATATAGCGGATAATATTGAATTTTGTCCTATGTCTTATGATATTAACAAAATAAGGATGATAAAATCAGATGAAGAACTTGAATTAATTGCAAAAGCTGAACAGATAGGTGTTGATGCTTTTAAACATATTTTATCTTATATCAAACCAGGTGTTTCTGAAAAAGATATTGCTGCAGAGCTTGAGTATTTTATGAAAAAGAATGGAGCTGAAAAAACTTCTTTTGATACGATTGTTTTATCCGGAGAAAGAACTGCTTTACCCCATGGCGTGCCGGGGGATAGGATTATAAAAAATGGTGATTTCCTTCTTATGGATTACGGATGTGTATATAACGGCTATTGTTCTGATATGACAAGAACAATTATGATTGGAAAGGCAGATAAAAAACAAAAAGAAATATATAATACTGTACTAAATGCCCAAATGACAGGTTTGAATGTTTTAAAAGCAGGAATTGGAGGTTTTTCTGCTGATAAAGCCGCAAGAGATGTTATAGACGAAGCAGGATATGGAGACTATTTTGGACATTCTCTCGGACACGGGGTGGGACTTCAAATCCATGAACTTCCAAATTTATCACCAAAGTCTGATATTATATTAGAAGAAAATATGATAGTATCCTGTGAACCGGGTATATACATTTACGGATATGGCGGTGTAAGGATTGAAGATTTAGTATGCGTGAAAAATGATGGAATTCGAAATTTAACAAATTTATCTAAAGAACTAATTGAGATATAA
- a CDS encoding ECF transporter S component → MKNYKERFDFKTFVRCGMLTALACVLTMVPQIPTGTGGYVHFGDSIIYVASAFLGPICGAVVGAVGHSLADILTGHIIFALPTFIIKGLMGFAIGKLLYKNFSKTRFIMSAVASLVIVTLGYFAAEIPMYGVSVAAISLISSPIQWLMSVVASAVIVPIINKYRTKIGL, encoded by the coding sequence ATGAAAAACTATAAAGAGAGATTCGATTTCAAAACTTTTGTTCGATGCGGAATGCTTACTGCACTTGCCTGTGTTTTGACAATGGTACCACAGATTCCTACGGGTACCGGAGGTTATGTCCATTTCGGAGATAGTATAATATATGTTGCCTCAGCATTTTTAGGGCCGATTTGCGGAGCAGTTGTTGGAGCGGTTGGGCATTCTTTGGCAGATATATTAACCGGACATATAATTTTTGCTCTGCCTACTTTTATTATTAAGGGCCTTATGGGGTTTGCTATAGGAAAACTTTTATATAAAAACTTTTCAAAAACTCGTTTTATTATGAGTGCGGTTGCTTCTTTGGTAATTGTAACTCTAGGTTATTTTGCAGCTGAAATTCCAATGTATGGAGTGTCAGTAGCAGCCATATCATTAATTTCGTCACCAATTCAATGGCTGATGAGTGTGGTAGCTTCGGCTGTTATTGTTCCTATAATCAATAAATATAGAACTAAAATTGGTTTATAA
- a CDS encoding peptidoglycan-binding domain-containing protein → MWSINDDMRNIFELQVMLRELNRTLGIRLINPDGIFDHETTEAVTQVQKIAGIEPPNGEVDLLTWNEIVSLFRG, encoded by the coding sequence ATGTGGTCGATTAATGATGATATGAGAAATATATTTGAACTGCAGGTCATGCTGAGGGAATTAAATAGAACATTAGGTATACGATTAATTAATCCTGATGGTATATTTGATCATGAAACAACTGAGGCGGTAACACAAGTGCAAAAAATAGCCGGTATAGAACCGCCAAACGGTGAAGTCGATCTTTTAACATGGAACGAAATAGTTTCTTTATTTCGAGGGTAA
- a CDS encoding TatD family hydrolase, which produces MRLFDTHSHLDDEQFDNDREEIIKKIWENDVKTVMEVGSSLETSLKAVNIANSHDFIYASVGIHPEFAENADDEDFQKIKTIAETEPKVKAIGEIGIDYYYDDSAPRESQLNCFQNQILIAKELDLPIIVHDRQSKGDTLKVLKDMNVTKGVIHCFSGSAETAKILINMGFMISFTGVITFKNAKRAIEALKVIPIERLMIETDSPYMAPEPFRGRRNDSRYVKYVAEKMAEVKGIELEQLCEITYQNGLKFFNITKEENIQ; this is translated from the coding sequence ATGAGATTATTTGACACACATTCACATCTCGATGATGAACAATTTGATAATGACCGGGAAGAAATAATTAAAAAGATATGGGAAAATGATGTAAAAACTGTTATGGAGGTTGGGTCCAGCCTTGAAACTTCATTAAAAGCTGTTAATATAGCTAATTCCCATGACTTTATTTATGCTTCGGTCGGTATACATCCTGAGTTTGCAGAAAACGCTGATGACGAAGATTTTCAAAAAATTAAAACTATTGCTGAAACTGAGCCAAAAGTTAAGGCAATCGGAGAGATCGGCATTGATTATTATTATGATGACTCCGCCCCGCGTGAATCACAGCTTAATTGTTTTCAAAACCAGATTTTGATTGCAAAAGAGCTTGATTTACCCATAATAGTTCACGACAGACAGTCAAAAGGCGACACATTGAAAGTATTGAAAGATATGAATGTTACAAAAGGTGTCATTCACTGCTTTTCAGGCAGCGCGGAAACTGCAAAGATTTTAATTAATATGGGTTTTATGATTTCTTTTACTGGAGTAATCACTTTCAAAAATGCAAAACGCGCTATTGAAGCTTTAAAAGTCATACCAATTGAAAGATTAATGATTGAAACAGATAGTCCGTATATGGCGCCTGAACCATTTAGAGGAAGACGAAATGACAGCAGATATGTAAAATACGTCGCTGAAAAAATGGCTGAAGTTAAAGGTATAGAGTTGGAGCAGCTGTGTGAAATAACATATCAAAACGGTTTAAAATTTTTTAACATTACAAAGGAGGAAAACATACAATGA
- a CDS encoding pectinesterase family protein produces the protein MKNFKKLLSLCIAAIMICGSIYIPALADSSTVAEFANFKSVWKGTGENKYLSIKSDYLDGTSNGAVAYAGTANLIDKISVSIDWALTSAYVGGISIYALPLKDTNNDGDATAEETDAFYTRSLDSNKISSAETPDLASDGVLIAQLDNYTGADGGWNFSTVSLTSQYPAQGEKAIFLQTSWTSGSNGLTGNFKNLVIKESTEGNQIVSITKNDFTKSVVFTNTENGKTYESTGATAALGAGTYTVEAKSYAPATYKVEAVPSEITVTDTNGANVTVISELITQNLPETNYETIKNNVIEWNASNGYKPESLHYINSVQHQPDIAVAGAKQGEKTDADVYMLVNTQTGKFHTYGRNGAMQINGGSGDGAVGTVLKVPVVKDTKVTLDASSFTYTVNGQSFSGTKDYYYLGNDNGYAVINVISGGYASSVTTTPLTRTAVTGTVTGTDAGCIMFNDISSGDVQYAEILGGSYSAELLSGQSYVIKFGTYENGVFKVSETNSTDIGGIIPSGTSQVQNIAITELKDYIIGGDVVDLKDGDILKLNDGTKDYEITVSNGKWSASVPNGVYTFTIKSDKNGTLSTLSKNSFTVLGDNNKIKNVLVVYPVQPETKKYITVGTNCDYATLNDALDAVKANGNPASEAERVTIYLKGGETFREQVILTTPYITLTSDKDNPATVTWYYASYHRYYSVGPTGEYDKDYAVAKSVKNDIQNDWGAAFKIKETATDFKAENIKFINSFNVEYTDEERADGVEDTGGGYDRMLTPNDAGYKPADSRSVQTTAVAVFAAADKSEFNNCIIISNQDTLFTGGPVRLYFNKCAISGNVDYIFGGGWCVFEKCDLVSAGYSDQNGGGYITANGAKGNNGYYLFRDCTVKNSDVKGRKFGSIAWGRNWGGDTSEVYLINTKVDKGVTRPSGWGGWGTVSNAPLYVFDLNDPSVGENTTDNMHGLLTQEQAEQKYYSVLSMMNGWDPIYLSRAKGITISDASVELNVSAEKQLAASVNPSDAIDTRIIWSSSKSDIASVDNSGKVIALSPGDTIITAKTVDGGFSATCNVKVLASTDPSASPTIEPTSEPSASPTPEPLKFSIEYTKDGQAHVISPEAGTFSVIFAAYNNDILTSTEFIPVTFTEPGEHVVTPLNFSTVGADSVKVMLWSSTDTMRPLCAADISK, from the coding sequence GTGAAAAATTTTAAAAAGCTTTTGTCGTTGTGCATAGCTGCAATTATGATTTGCGGCAGTATTTATATTCCTGCACTGGCAGATTCAAGTACAGTAGCGGAGTTTGCAAATTTTAAGTCTGTTTGGAAAGGCACTGGAGAAAACAAGTATTTATCAATTAAATCTGATTATTTGGATGGAACTTCAAATGGTGCTGTCGCTTATGCAGGTACGGCAAATTTAATAGATAAAATAAGTGTTTCGATAGACTGGGCGCTTACAAGTGCTTATGTTGGCGGAATATCTATATATGCACTTCCCCTTAAGGACACAAATAATGATGGAGACGCCACAGCAGAGGAAACAGACGCATTTTACACACGGAGCCTTGATAGTAATAAAATAAGTTCGGCAGAAACTCCTGATTTGGCTTCTGACGGAGTTTTGATAGCGCAGCTGGATAATTATACAGGCGCAGACGGAGGCTGGAACTTTTCTACGGTTTCTCTGACATCTCAATATCCTGCACAGGGTGAAAAAGCAATATTTTTGCAGACTTCCTGGACGTCCGGCAGCAACGGGCTGACGGGTAACTTTAAAAATTTGGTTATAAAAGAAAGCACAGAGGGAAATCAAATTGTAAGCATAACCAAAAATGATTTTACAAAAAGTGTTGTCTTTACCAATACAGAAAACGGTAAAACATATGAGTCAACCGGTGCAACAGCCGCACTTGGAGCTGGAACATATACCGTTGAAGCAAAGTCGTATGCGCCGGCTACATATAAAGTAGAGGCGGTACCATCGGAAATCACGGTAACCGATACCAACGGTGCAAATGTAACGGTGATATCGGAGCTGATAACTCAAAATTTACCAGAAACAAATTATGAAACTATAAAAAATAACGTAATCGAATGGAACGCTTCAAACGGCTATAAACCTGAATCGCTTCATTATATAAATAGTGTTCAGCATCAGCCTGATATAGCTGTAGCCGGAGCTAAGCAGGGTGAAAAAACTGACGCTGATGTATATATGCTTGTCAACACACAAACCGGTAAATTTCATACATACGGAAGAAATGGAGCAATGCAGATTAACGGCGGCTCCGGAGATGGCGCTGTGGGTACGGTACTAAAAGTTCCTGTAGTTAAGGATACTAAGGTGACGCTTGATGCTTCTTCATTTACTTATACTGTGAACGGACAGAGTTTCAGCGGTACTAAGGATTATTATTATCTCGGCAATGATAATGGCTATGCGGTAATAAATGTTATAAGCGGCGGTTATGCATCCTCCGTTACAACAACACCGCTTACTAGAACAGCAGTTACCGGAACTGTAACGGGAACGGACGCCGGATGTATAATGTTTAATGATATTTCATCAGGCGATGTACAGTATGCTGAGATTTTAGGTGGTTCATATTCTGCGGAGTTACTAAGCGGACAATCTTATGTGATAAAATTTGGAACATATGAAAATGGTGTTTTCAAAGTATCTGAAACAAACTCTACAGATATTGGAGGAATAATCCCGTCGGGAACCAGTCAGGTTCAAAATATAGCCATAACAGAATTAAAGGATTATATTATCGGCGGTGATGTTGTTGATTTAAAAGACGGCGACATATTAAAGCTTAACGATGGAACAAAAGATTATGAAATTACTGTTTCGAATGGTAAATGGAGTGCGTCCGTTCCAAACGGAGTGTATACTTTCACAATTAAATCAGATAAAAACGGAACGCTGTCGACGCTTTCAAAAAACAGTTTTACAGTACTTGGTGATAATAATAAAATAAAAAATGTTTTAGTTGTATATCCTGTTCAGCCGGAAACAAAAAAATATATAACTGTTGGAACGAATTGTGATTACGCAACGCTTAATGACGCTCTTGACGCTGTAAAGGCAAATGGCAACCCAGCTTCTGAAGCTGAACGTGTTACTATTTATTTAAAGGGCGGAGAAACTTTCAGGGAACAGGTTATACTTACTACGCCGTACATTACATTGACAAGCGACAAGGATAATCCGGCAACAGTCACATGGTACTATGCTTCATATCATAGATATTACAGTGTTGGTCCTACAGGCGAGTATGATAAGGACTATGCGGTTGCAAAATCTGTTAAAAATGATATTCAAAACGATTGGGGTGCGGCTTTTAAAATAAAAGAAACTGCGACAGATTTTAAAGCAGAAAATATCAAATTTATAAATTCATTTAATGTGGAATATACTGACGAAGAGCGGGCAGACGGTGTTGAAGATACAGGAGGCGGTTATGACAGAATGCTGACGCCAAATGACGCCGGTTATAAACCTGCCGATTCAAGAAGTGTGCAGACTACAGCCGTTGCTGTTTTTGCGGCAGCTGATAAGAGTGAGTTCAATAATTGTATAATTATATCAAATCAGGACACATTGTTTACAGGCGGCCCTGTTAGACTATATTTTAACAAGTGCGCAATAAGCGGAAACGTCGACTATATTTTTGGCGGCGGTTGGTGTGTGTTTGAAAAGTGTGATTTGGTCTCAGCCGGTTACAGCGACCAAAACGGAGGCGGATATATAACCGCTAACGGTGCAAAAGGAAATAACGGCTATTATTTGTTTAGAGACTGTACAGTCAAAAATTCGGATGTTAAAGGAAGAAAATTTGGTTCAATCGCGTGGGGACGTAATTGGGGCGGAGACACAAGTGAAGTCTATCTTATAAACACTAAAGTTGACAAAGGAGTAACAAGGCCGTCAGGCTGGGGCGGCTGGGGAACAGTATCAAACGCGCCATTGTATGTCTTTGATTTAAACGACCCGTCAGTCGGTGAAAATACAACCGATAATATGCATGGTTTGCTGACCCAGGAACAAGCTGAACAAAAATATTACAGCGTACTTAGTATGATGAATGGTTGGGATCCTATATATTTAAGCCGTGCAAAAGGTATTACGATCAGTGATGCTTCGGTTGAATTGAACGTAAGTGCAGAAAAACAGCTTGCAGCCTCCGTAAATCCATCAGATGCTATAGATACAAGAATAATATGGAGCAGTTCAAAGAGTGACATTGCTTCTGTGGATAATTCCGGAAAGGTTATTGCTCTTTCACCTGGTGATACAATTATTACCGCAAAAACTGTTGACGGTGGATTCTCAGCAACATGTAATGTAAAGGTTTTGGCTTCAACAGACCCGTCTGCAAGTCCAACGATAGAGCCTACGTCTGAACCGTCTGCAAGTCCGACGCCTGAGCCTTTGAAATTCAGTATAGAATATACAAAAGATGGTCAGGCGCATGTAATATCACCGGAAGCCGGTACTTTCTCTGTCATTTTCGCAGCATATAATAATGATATTTTGACAAGTACAGAGTTTATACCAGTGACATTTACAGAGCCCGGAGAACATGTTGTGACACCATTAAATTTCAGTACAGTCGGTGCAGACAGTGTAAAGGTTATGCTGTGGAGTTCAACAGATACTATGAGACCGTTATGTGCGGCGGATATCAGTAAATAA
- the xth gene encoding exodeoxyribonuclease III, translated as MKLISWNVNGLRACVQKGFLDYFKSANADIFCIQETKLQEGQIQLDDLEGYSQYWNYAEKKGYSGVAMFTKTQPISVSYGMGIDEYDTEGRLITAEFADFYIITCYTPNSQQELKRLDFRVKWENELRKYIAELEKMKPVILCGDLNVAHQEIDLKNPKTNRKNAGFTDEEREEMTKLLNQGYIDTFRYLHPDVTGEYSWWSYRFKAREKNAGWRIDYFIVSEKLKDRIDSALIHQEIFGSDHCPVELIIK; from the coding sequence ATGAAATTGATTTCTTGGAATGTAAACGGATTACGTGCATGTGTGCAAAAAGGATTTTTAGATTATTTCAAATCTGCTAACGCTGATATATTCTGTATACAAGAGACAAAGCTTCAGGAGGGACAAATACAGCTTGATGACCTTGAGGGTTACAGTCAATACTGGAACTATGCTGAAAAAAAGGGGTATTCCGGCGTTGCAATGTTTACGAAAACACAACCCATATCAGTTTCATACGGAATGGGGATTGACGAATATGACACTGAAGGAAGACTGATTACAGCGGAATTTGCTGATTTTTATATAATAACATGCTATACTCCAAATTCGCAGCAGGAACTAAAAAGATTGGATTTTAGAGTTAAATGGGAAAATGAGTTACGCAAATATATTGCGGAACTTGAAAAAATGAAACCTGTAATTCTCTGTGGTGATTTAAATGTCGCCCATCAGGAAATAGACTTAAAAAATCCAAAAACAAATAGAAAAAACGCAGGCTTTACTGACGAAGAACGCGAAGAGATGACAAAATTATTAAATCAAGGATATATTGATACCTTTAGATACCTTCATCCTGATGTAACCGGCGAATACTCATGGTGGTCATATAGATTTAAAGCGCGTGAGAAAAATGCCGGATGGCGTATAGATTATTTTATAGTATCTGAAAAATTAAAGGACAGAATAGATTCAGCTTTAATCCATCAAGAAATTTTCGGTTCAGACCATTGCCCTGTAGAACTAATCATCAAATAA